The Gossypium hirsutum isolate 1008001.06 chromosome D07, Gossypium_hirsutum_v2.1, whole genome shotgun sequence genome includes the window TATCAGAACAAGCAAAACCTATAAGGACTAAAAGAATATCCTTACTGTTCAGGAGCATTAACTCCCTCTATTTGCACAACAGAACCCCCTTTATTTACAACCCCAAGATTAGGAGATGCAAAGGACGAGATGCTCTCGGCGAGGTGTTCCATCGATTCCTTCAAAGATGTTCGCTGGGATCCTGAAATTTTGAATCTAGTATTGCTGCCAAGAAGGATCTTAGCCTGTTTCTTAGCTTGACTTCTTCCTCTGTTCTTAATAACTTTACTCGAACCGGAGGATAGCACCAGAGAAGAATCAAAATTTTTTGGGGGATGGATAATGTTGTTTTCCTTGCTTTGAGAGCTGTCATGAAAAACCACCGCCGAGTGTCGATTAGAATCTAGATTCCCAACATCTTGAGGAATAGCTATACTATCACGACTTGAGTCCTTCAAAACTGTCCGGTTTCCAGAACTTTCTCCTTCAGGCCTGAAACCCACACTGTCGCCTGGGATTTTTTGCGTTTCAGCTACAGTAAAAGACCGACTGCTACTTCCATCATCAGTAAAGAGATGTTGGTCTACCAGTTCCGGAGCAGGTGAGCCCAAAACTCCTCGGGCCTGACCCGCAGTTAAGTCTCCATAGCCCAATCTGCTAAAAGCCTTAACTATAATAGGAGAATTATCCTTCAGAATAGAAAGGGAATTATTGGCCTCCAAAATTGGCCTACCATTAACTTTAGAGGTGGGACCACCACTATCCTTCAAGCCCACCTCTTTTGACTTATTATTATTGCTTTTTCTCCACTCAAGTTTGCCGTTGGAGAAAGCATTTGGAACTTTACCCATAGAAATatcatgtaaaatttctttaccttTATCATGCCTGGAATCCATCATAAAACCTTCATCATCTTTTTTGACTGAATCTTCATCATTAAGGACTCTAAAACGAGATCCTTCTTTTCCACTTTGTGAGTAATTATTCACCTTTTCCCTAATTTTACGCCTTGATTTTTTTTCAACGATCATCCAAGGACCGAAATTCCCGTTTTCCTTCTCCACATCAACCTTGTTTGTGTTCTGAAGATCCGATGATAATTCCGGTGGGGCAATCTCCTTTTCACTAAGACTTTCAGAAATTTTAAAAGGGCAAGAATTCTCCACATGCCCAAATCTCCCACAGCGAAAACAAATTGTAGGTAAGGATTCGTATTCAACATTCTGCTTTCGGCCGTTGATCAGAATATGGGATACCAATGGCTTCTCCAGGTTGATATAAACAGCCAATCTAGCAAAACGTCCCCTAGTCCTATTATCCGTGTTCATATCCAATTTAACCACTTTTCCAACCATTTCCCCTATCACAGT containing:
- the LOC121219208 gene encoding uncharacterized protein; protein product: MASPLFPSRIGSTKSLFKNKLYNLWKPSAEIHIMDIENGYFLVKFQNKLDCEKALSEGPWIIFGQYLTVQPWSLAFDPTQAYPNVVMAWIRFPGLPGYLYNHKIITVIGEMVGKVVKLDMNTDNRTRGRFARLAVYINLEKPLVSHILINGRKQNVEYESLPTICFRCGRFGHVENSCPFKISESLSEKEIAPPELSSDLQNTNKVDVEKENGNFGPWMIVEKKSRRKIREKVNNYSQSGKEGSRFRVLNDEDSVKKDDEGFMMDSRHDKGKEILHDISMGKVPNAFSNGKLEWRKSNNNKSKEVGLKDSGGPTSKVNGRPILEANNSLSILKDNSPIIVKAFSRLGYGDLTAGQARGVLGSPAPELVDQHLFTDDGSSSRSFTVAETQKIPGDSVGFRPEGESSGNRTVLKDSSRDSIAIPQDVGNLDSNRHSAVVFHDSSQSKENNIIHPPKNFDSSLVLSSGSSKVIKNRGRSQAKKQAKILLGSNTRFKISGSQRTSLKESMEHLAESISSFASPNLGVVNKGGSVVQIEGVNAPEQ